AAGTGCTGAAAGAATATTAGAAATGAAcaagagtgggagagaaaatggCTTAGCTCTCAGATAAAGAAACAAACTGTCCTGATTCTCCACTTCACCCCTCAGGAGGACACGAGGAATGGGTCTCCCAGAAATAAAGGGGAGAATGCCATCTATGGATCTCCTCGCCCGAAGATTCATGTCCAATTTCAGCAGGAAATTGACCTGGAAAGCTACTTCAGGAAGTGACTGGAAAAATATCCACAGTGTGGGCTCCAAGGGTGTAATAAGGAAATATCTCTACTTAAGATTGAGCAGTATCAGTGAGGCCTGACTGGAGTCCCTGCCTGTTCCTCTGCCCCTTTAAGCTTCATTTCCAAGCTCCTCAGTTTTCGTCGGGATGCTGAGGCTCGACACCCTGGTCTATCCCTGAAACACCCGGGAGACACACCCTTGTTCGTTTCCCCTCAAAAGAATTAGGACCTCAGGTCCAGGCTGCTGGTGAGAGCCTGCTTTTCCCTGAGCAGTGGGGCAGAGGCTTAGACCATGCCCGAGATTCCCTGCTCCACTTCattaagcttattgtgagcagggaatatgactgttaggctgttatattgtaatagtaataataagaacaataataatggcatttattaagctcttactatgtgcacagcactgttctaagcactggggaggttacaaggtgatcaggttgtcccacggggggctcacagtcttcaatccccattttgcagatgaggtcactgaggcccagagaagttaagtgacttgcccaaagtcacacagctaacaagcagcagaaccaggatttgaacccctgacattTGACtcaaagtgtactctcccaagcacttagtacagtgctctgcaaacagtaagtgctcaatgaataggattgattgatttctccgcCCAGCAGGGTTATTCAAAACAGCCAGGAAAGCGGCCACAGCTGTGACTCATAGGGAATCAGGCcactcagtcaatcgtttttaatgaattcttactgtgtgtagagccctgtactaagcacttgggagagtacactacagcaataaacacacacattctctgtccacaatgagcttaaagtataGAAAggcagatggacattaatataaataagcgatatgtacagaagtgctgtggggctgggaaggaagatgaataaagggagcaagtcacggtgtcgcagaagggagtggaagaagaagaaaggagggcttagggaaggcctcttgaggagatgtgccttcaataaggttttgaagacagagagagtaattgtctgtcagaaatgaagagggagggtgttctaagccagaggcaggacgggggcgagaggtcagtggcgagatagacgagatcgaggtacagtgagaaggttggcattggaagagcgAACTGCGGGGTGAGTTGTccgaggaggagggaaggtgattgagtgctcccCTTCCTGGATACTTACATTTCTGCCccttgggatggggagggaaggggggaagactcAGCGAACTGGAGAATTGTACAAGGCCTAAGCTGGGAGGATCCATTAGATGTGAAACTTCCATGGTGGTTTTACACTGAAATTTTCAAATCAATTgcttttttggtgtttgttaagcacttaatatgtgcaaagcactgttctaagtgctggggggatacaaggtgatcaggttgtcccacgtggggctcacaatcttaatcctcattttccagatgaggtaactgaggcccagagaagttaagtcctggACCAAACAGTGAAATGAAGAGGAGACACCACTACAGAGGATCACAGGGAGcataatcaatcattcacattgactgttgccgacttgtacttcccaagtgcttagtacagtgctctgcacacagtaagcactcaataaatacaattgaatgaatgaattcacatttgagtgcctactgtgtgcagagcatagtattaagcgcttctagactctgagcccattgttgggtagggaccgtctctatatgttgctgatttgtacttcccaagtgcttagtacagtgctctgcatacgtaagcgctcaatagatacaattgaatgaatgaatgaaagcatttggaggagtacagtgtaatagacttggtggacgtgttccctgtccgaAAGTAAATAGTTTCAACTGAGCAAGGAGGTCTGCTAAAATTGtctttatattttataaatggctatcttcctctctccccagttcatCATTTCAGGATCCCTCTCTGTGCATGTCGTAAAACACATTACGCCGTATATGGTAAGTTTGTCTATATCGCCTCCAGAATCACTCCAGTGTGAGTAGTAGCTTTTATAGAAATGCCTATCTAGAAAGAAACTAGTTGGCTACAAATCCAGTTATAGAAATCAGGTATTGTGTCCAAAAATCGCCTCCTCCAAGGGTCTTAGAAACAAACAGAGATGAATGCCAATCGCTTAGTCTGATATACAGAGCTTCGGTTTGTGAGTCTAGTGACCACCTCTACAGGtggccagctatgtgaccttgaactagttactaaacctctctgggcctcagtttcctcatctatgaaatggggagaagaaagattGTGAGGCCCTCTTGGATGGGATGCTGTCCAATTTCATAACCTTGGCACCtctccagggtttagcacatagaaactcaaatgccataattacatcTACATgaacagcagtgtggtctagcggaaagagcacggacctagagtcagaggacttgggttttaaccctggctgacatttgcctgccgtgttaccttgggcatttttgttttgttgtccgtctcccccttctaggctgtgagcccgctgttgggtagggaccgtctctagatgttgccgagttgtacttcccaagcgcttagtccagtgctctgcacacagtaagcactcaataaatacgattgaatgaatgaatgtcgattcacttctctgagcttcaatttcctcatctgtaaaacagggatttgatgccttttctccctcttagactgtgagacccatatgggactgtgtccgacttgattaacttgtatctatcccagtgcttaaagcagtgcttgacatatattagGCACTTAACGAATTTCATAGTAATAATCAACCCTAATTTCTTGAGTTCAACAAATGTTGCTATAGAAATAGAAGTCAgcataactatcaatcaatcatcaaatgTTGCTATAGAAATAGAAGTCAAcataactatcaatcaattgtatttattgagcacttactgtttgcagagcactctactaaatatctgggagagtacaatatacactaccagaacgattgcagatggagagcggggcgttctgggagagctgtgctcGTAGTGTCGCCATGgttcaaaaactgtactaagcactggggtgaatacaagcgaattgggttggacacagtccctgtcccatgtggggctcaataaatacgattggatgaatggggatcacagtcttaatccccattttacagatgaggtaagtgaggcacagagaagtgaagtgattttcctaaggccacataacagacaagtggcagaactgggattagaacccatgaccttctgactccggtcctgtgctctattctcCGTACCATGCTGgtagttgttaagggcttattccttgtcaagcactgttctaagttctggggaagataaaagatcatcaggttagacccagtctttgtccctcactgggctcacaatataaataggaaggagaatgggtatgttGAACTCTcacaaacactttgtacagtgctctgcacccagtaagtgcttaataaatacaattgactgactactgaatccccattttacagatgagataactgagccccagtgaagtgatttgctcaaggtcactaagcagacaagtggcagactcgggattagaacccagctcctctggtgtccaggcccgtgctctttccactaagccctgctcctACTACTCAGAGCTGgttgacattttccctgcccacaataggtttACGGCCTAGAAAGGGAAAAGTCTAGTATTGGGAGCAAAGTGCACGTGATGTTTCTAGGTCGAAGCTGGGGCTGGAATCGTCCAGACGGCTTTCCCTCTCGCGTGGCTGACATTCCCTTTATTCCCTTTAACGTCCCTCCCAGGTGATCATGAGTGTGGGGATGAACGTGATCAGTGCCATCGTGACGATGATCGGTATCATTCTTTTCACCACAGAGCTGATTGTCAATGATTCCGACCTGGTCTCCACACCCTGGGGAAAGGTGAGTGACTGGAAAGGCCCCAGACCTCAACGGCCAGACCATTGCATGAGTGCTAAATGAAGGagaactttcattcattgaattgtatttattgagcgcttactgtgcacagagcactgcgctaagcgcttggcaagtacaattcaatcaatcaatcaatcatatttattgagcgcttactgtgtgtagagcactgtactaagcatttgggaagtacaagttggcaacatatagagacagtccctacctaacagtgggctcacagtctagaagggggagacagagaacaaaaccaaacatactaacaaaataaaattcagcaataaagagagataatccttgcccacaccgggtttagggattagaagggggaagatggacatcaaaacaaatagacatcactataaataaattatagacatatacacatcaaaacaagtaaatgggcatcaatataaatagaattagagaaatgtacatatatatacaaaagtgctgtgggatggggagagggggagaggaaagagagtgagTCGGGATGAtgctgagggaaaaggggggcttacttGTCGGCCTTAGGGATGAAACTCAGTCctcgggcagagctgggggaggtcACCCTtttatgtaaactcattgtgggtggggaatgtgtctgtttgtttttgtactctcccaagcacttaatacagtgctctgcacaccgtaagcgctcattaaatacgattgaatgaatgaatgaatggaaaaactgGTGTGGACAGTTGACACACTGCGTTCTCCTTCCTCAACAGTTGAACAGTTTCTACAAGGGTCCTGAGCCagtccaaagaagcagcatggcctagtggatagagcacaggcctaggagtcagaataataacaataatagtaataataataatggcatttattaagcgcttactatgtgccaagcactgttctaagcactggggaggttacaaggtgttcaggttgtcccacgggggactcacagtcttaatccccattttccaggtgagggaactgaggcacagagaagttaagtggcttgcccaaagtcacacagctgacaattggtggagctggggtttgaacccatgacctctgactccaaagcccatgctctttccattgagcctcgctgcttctctaagggactgggttttaatcctgctctgccacttgtctgtgtgtgatcttgggcacgtcacttcacttctctgtgcctcagttacctcctctgtcaaatggggattaagactatgagcgctatgtgagacatggactgtgtccattccaattcccttgtatctactccagtgcttagtacagtgcttggcacatagtaagagcttaacaaataccattattatcattattattattattatatcaggggCCAAGAGAGGGGAAATAAGGCCTTAAGTCACTACGAGACCATTTCACCGACTGGCAGCAGGAACAAAAAATCCTTCACCCTCCAACATGGTATATCAGACTTTGCTGTCAAAACTCTCAGCACCTTCAAATTGGTCCTACACCAATGTCCCTGCACGTGCCTGAGATAGtaggctaatcccagctctgccactcgtctgttgtgtgaccttgggcaagcctattcacttccctgtgcctcagttacttcaactgtaaaatggggactgagagtgtgagccccacatgagacagggactgtgtccaacacgatttgcttgttctaccccagtgcttagtacagagcctggctcacagttagcttttaacaaatactattattattattaccactattaagtGAACACTCTTGTGGATAATCTGCCAGTCAACCCTATTTAATgaagtcattataataataataataataataatgttggtatttaagtgcttactatatgtcaagcactgttccaagcactggggggaatacaaggtgatcaggttgtcccacaaggtgatcaggttgtcccacgtggggctcacagtcttcatctccattttacagatgagggaactgaggcccagagaagcaaagtgacttgtccaaggtcacacagctgacaagtggcagagtcaggattagaacccatgacctctgactcccaagcccgggctctttccattaagccacgctgcttctcattacttgtTGAAAGGTCTTGGGAGTTGggtgtttttgtttgttatttCAGCTGTATGACCATGTgtgaatcatttaacttctctgttaaatggagattaaatcctactcccacctaaCTAGCACGTAAGCCCCATacaagacagagactgtgtccaacccgataaagttgtatctctcccagagcttagaacagtgcttggcacaaagtaaatgcttaacaaaggccattattattgttactatttattattatttgagaagaagGAGGGACAGGATGCCGTCCACCTCAAAGGATCCAGGGTTCCGGCTGTCTATGCTCTGGCTATGCACATGTTTCCCTAGAGAAgatgacgggatttggtgatttTCTATCTTTTGAATTTAAGATTCCTGGGAGAGGAATATCGATAATCCTGCTGCTCTTTTCTGTCCTGGAGTTTGCAATCACGTGCTTAGCCTCTCATTTCGGACTTCTGCCGTGTACCTGCAACAGGAATGAGGTGAGTTTTCAGGGTCTCTGAAAACCATCCATCGTACCTGTGCTTTGGGTCAGGTCCTTTGGGCTCTTTCCTAGAGAGCTGGGCAGTGCTCTGCTGATGGAGCAGAGACCAAGGCCAttagcccagaggcagaggggccaTGGCTCCCACCttactccctcccactgccttGCTCATTCTCCCCCTAGGGTCACCGCTCCTCTCATCAacatctccctcagccccccaactctTTCAGAGGGTGGAGCAAAGAGGACTCTTCAtgcgagaggcagtgtggcctaggggaaaaagcacaggcctgggaatcagaggacctggtttccaatccctgttccgccatttgcctgcagtacaatcttgggccagtcacttaacttttccgtgcctcggtttcctcgtctctaaaatgggaattcaatacattttcctgcctcctccttaaacagtgataataataattgtggtatttgttaagcgcttactatgggccaggcactgtactaagcactggggtagagatgaggtaattgggtaggacacagtacctgtcccgcgtggggctcacaatcttaatcctcattttacagatggggtaactaaggcagagagaagtgaaagttCCATGCAGAACggagacctgattgtcttgcatctgcgctagtgcttagtacagtgtctggcacatagtcagcacataactgataccacaattattattacgaccACTAACGAGACTCCATTGACACTGGGAAAATCACATTGCTCCCTCCTCTTTTCAGGGGACTACAGTTATTTCAAATGCTCATGCTGGCAATCTTCCGGCTACATCAGCGCCTCCTGAGCCAGTTTATTCCAATATGGTGAACACTTTCACGCTGGGAGCACGATGACGTGCTGCAGTTCTCCGACTTACGGCTATCTGCATCACCCATTCCCTCCCAGTCCCGAGCCTCCGCTGGGGAAGAGCAGCTCAGTCTCCAGGGTCCCTgcgcggggctcccagttttcctcctgggaaggaggagaggcaagaGGACTCTCCGGAAGCACTGCTGGAGCCTTCCATCCCGAGTCTTCCCCAGTCCTCTTCTGCCAATAAAGAATAAAGCTCgcggtgggtagggaatgtctgtttattggaaTATTGtacccttctaagcgcttagtacagtgtttttgcacacagtaagccctcaataaatacaactgaatgaatggtaaaggACGGTAACAATTTAGCTTTCTCTGGGGCTTGGGGATATGTGAGACtttgtgtgtatgggtgtgtgcCGGGAAGGATGAGATGATGAAACCCAGATGCGATTGGATCTTCTGGTAAAATCTAATTCATCCTTCGGCCaacataattatagtaataataatgatatttgtttagcacttactatgtgccaagcactgttctaagtactgaggtagatacagggtaatcaggttgtcccacatgggtctcacagtcttaatcctcattttacagatgagggaactgtggcccagagaagttaagtgacttgcccaaagtcacacagctgacaggtggtggagccggaattagaacccacgacctctgactcccaagcctgggttctttccactgagccacgctgcagccaaACAATAGTACAGGCATAATCACGGCCATGGAGctggctggggagaggagtgctCTTAGCCACACTGCTGGAAGATTAGTCCTGCCAACCCCTGACCCAATTTAGGATTTTTCCTCCCTGTCCCGGCAACAAAGATATGTCCATGTTCCCATCTTGCTCCTCCCCACAAGGAGGTAGGTAAGGCCCCAGCTCAGAGCATTGGTCCATGACCCTGCCCATTTCCAGGAGAGAAGCCAGACTATtaccctccccctcttcaagtcttactaaaagtacatctcctccaagaggccttccctgactaagccccctttcttcttttcccaacccctattgggtcaccctgactcgttccctttactcatccctttattcatccctttatcctatcccgtctggactactgcatcagccttctctctgatctcccatcctcgtgtctctccacacttcaatccatacttcatgctgctgcctggattatctttgtccagaaacactctgggcatattactcccctcctcaaaaatctccagtggctaccaatcaatctgcgcatcaggcagaaactcctcaccctgggcttccaggctgtccatcccctcgccccctcctacctcacctcccttctcctcttctccagcccagcccgcaccctccgctcctctgccgctaatctcctcaccgtacctcgttctcacctgtcccgccatcgacccccggcccatgtcatccccctggcctggaatgccctccctctgcccatccgccaagctagctctcttcctcccttcaaggccctactgagagctcacctcctccaggaggccttcccagactgagccccttccctcctctccccctcgtcccccctccatcccccccattttacctccttcccttccccacagcacctgtatatatgtatatatgtttgtacatatttattactctattttacttgtacatatctattctatttattttattttgttagtatgtttggctttgttctctgtctcccccttttagactgtgagcccactgttgggcagggactgtctctatatgttgccaacttgtacttcccaagcacttagtacagtgctctgcacactgtaagtgctcaataaatatgattgaatgaatgaatgaatgaattgaaaaaattccccctcccctccccaaagcacttatgtaaatatattagagaagcagcatgacctagtaggaaGAACACacgtttgggaatcagaggtcttgggttggaatccttcagaggtcatgggttcaaattccagctctgccaactgtcagctgtgtgactttgggcaagtcacttcacttctccgtgcctcagttacttcatctgtaaaatggggattgactgtgagacaacctgatcaccttgtaacctccccagcacttagaacagcgctttgcacataagcacttaataaatgccattattattattattatatatcccagctctgccacctgtcagctgggtgactttgggcaaatcacttaacttctcattatctcagttccctcatctgtaaaatgaggattaagactgtgagtcccacatggaacaatctgatcaccttgtatctacccgagtacttagaacagtgcttggcacatagcaagtacttaacaaatgccattattattattatattggtaatttatattaatgtctgtctccccatttaaatggtaagctaattgtgggcagggcatgtctgtttatagttatatagtactcaagtgtttagtacagtgttctgcactcagtaagcactcaaatatgactgaatgaatgattgaatgaatgaagccaaggcTTGGAGGACTTAGTGGCattccttcaatcttatttattgagcgcttactgtgtgcagagtactgtactaagcacttgagcacttcgGCTCCTAGTGATTGTATTTGCACAAACAAGCTATTTCATTTTATAGGAGAGTGTTAAGAAAAATAGTTATTTTTGCCTTTGAAGTTTCCCAGGACTTACCCA
This genomic stretch from Tachyglossus aculeatus isolate mTacAcu1 chromosome 22, mTacAcu1.pri, whole genome shotgun sequence harbors:
- the LOC119943242 gene encoding membrane-spanning 4-domains subfamily A member 8-like yields the protein MASRPANSGGVGVAPKGGISQHRVESPMIFRTLPPEPEPEPGWPEKLMSTNLLPRFLEEHNQVFGSIQIMIGLIHIALGVILGKMTPGGYDSLSLRGGYPFWGGISFIISGSLSVHVVKHITPYMVIMSVGMNVISAIVTMIGIILFTTELIVNDSDLVSTPWGKIPGRGISIILLLFSVLEFAITCLASHFGLLPCTCNRNEGTTVISNAHAGNLPATSAPPEPVYSNMVNTFTLGAR